In Methanothrix sp., a genomic segment contains:
- the modA gene encoding molybdate ABC transporter substrate-binding protein has protein sequence MTTNRAISYPMAVLLPATLAGLAEERRELADFIDGPPALRIQIENGACTELFAPVNNKQMNAQKSSGLITRRSGVSLFLALIALLSCACAEEQKDLVVFCGAGLTGAFSEIGEIYESRSNSSIAFNFDGVPALRAQIEQGAYADVLVSANLKHMNALKAEGYMDNSTVQIFAGNKMAVIVPNYNPANITVLSDLMEPGLKILIGTSDLPAGDYARQVLNKMADDPKYGSAYRDAVLANVVSEETTVNRIVSKIALGEADAGFAFISDVSPKMRGQVTRIAVPDEYNVLGLFPLGMLNQSRRPEEARRFIDLVMAQEGQNILKNYGFIPLNELQESKRA, from the coding sequence ATGACCACAAATAGAGCGATTTCATACCCGATGGCCGTTCTTCTTCCGGCCACATTGGCCGGTTTGGCCGAAGAACGAAGAGAGCTGGCCGACTTCATCGATGGCCCCCCGGCTCTGCGCATCCAGATTGAGAATGGCGCCTGTACTGAGCTATTCGCCCCAGTCAATAATAAGCAGATGAATGCTCAAAAGAGCAGCGGACTGATAACGAGAAGGTCAGGAGTCTCTCTTTTTTTGGCCCTGATCGCTCTGCTCTCCTGCGCCTGTGCCGAAGAGCAGAAAGATCTGGTCGTCTTCTGCGGCGCTGGACTTACAGGCGCTTTCAGCGAGATCGGAGAGATATACGAGAGCCGGAGCAATTCAAGCATTGCGTTTAATTTCGATGGCGTGCCCGCCCTCCGGGCCCAGATTGAGCAGGGAGCCTATGCCGATGTCCTGGTCTCTGCAAACCTCAAGCACATGAATGCTCTGAAGGCGGAAGGCTATATGGATAACAGCACTGTGCAGATCTTCGCCGGAAATAAGATGGCAGTAATCGTCCCCAATTACAACCCTGCCAATATCACCGTTCTGTCTGATCTGATGGAGCCTGGATTGAAGATCCTCATCGGGACCAGTGATCTGCCGGCGGGAGATTATGCCCGGCAGGTTCTGAACAAGATGGCGGATGATCCAAAATATGGTTCTGCTTATCGGGATGCCGTGCTGGCCAATGTAGTCTCAGAGGAGACCACAGTCAACCGCATCGTCTCTAAAATAGCTTTAGGAGAAGCAGATGCGGGCTTTGCCTTTATATCCGATGTCAGCCCCAAGATGAGGGGCCAGGTCACAAGGATAGCAGTTCCGGACGAGTACAATGTGCTGGGATTGTTCCCCCTGGGAATGCTGAACCAATCCCGAAGACCGGAAGAGGCCAGAAGATTCATAGATCTGGTGATGGCACAGGAGGGGCAGAACATACTAAAAAATTACGGGTTTATACCCCTGAATGAGCTGCAAGAGAGCAAGAGGGCATGA
- a CDS encoding ABC transporter permease, with the protein MAAREYKYTGQPAPNPGRWHWILKAGLAMVICLTLMFIALPVASLFLKSPLDATLRSLGDPMVKDALRLSMMTSALTTMMVVIMGTPIAYISARYHYPGKGVVDAITHLPVIMPPAVAGIALLMAFGRMGVLGQYLNTFGISIAFTTLAVIMAQVFVSSPFYIRQAKTSFEDVDLALENAARTLGASRLYTFIYVILPLAMNGMISGAITAFARSLGEFGATIMFAGNFQGRTQTMPLAIYTAMQGDLGVALCISQILVVISFLIIALVGILARRMCSRC; encoded by the coding sequence ATGGCGGCAAGAGAATACAAATACACTGGGCAGCCAGCCCCAAATCCCGGGAGATGGCACTGGATTCTCAAGGCAGGCCTGGCAATGGTCATCTGTCTGACTTTGATGTTCATAGCCTTGCCTGTGGCCTCCCTGTTTCTTAAGAGCCCCCTGGATGCAACCTTGCGCTCCTTGGGCGACCCCATGGTCAAAGATGCCCTGCGGCTGAGCATGATGACCTCTGCTCTGACCACGATGATGGTGGTGATAATGGGAACGCCCATAGCCTACATCAGCGCCCGCTATCACTATCCAGGCAAAGGGGTCGTGGACGCAATAACCCATCTTCCAGTGATCATGCCCCCGGCAGTGGCAGGCATTGCTTTGCTGATGGCGTTCGGCCGGATGGGCGTACTGGGGCAGTACCTGAACACCTTCGGGATCTCCATCGCCTTCACCACCCTGGCGGTGATCATGGCCCAGGTCTTTGTCTCCAGCCCCTTTTATATCCGCCAGGCAAAGACGAGCTTCGAGGACGTGGATCTGGCCCTGGAGAATGCCGCCCGCACCCTGGGAGCCTCCCGGCTCTACACCTTCATCTATGTGATCCTGCCCCTGGCCATGAATGGCATGATCTCCGGGGCGATCACCGCCTTTGCCCGCTCCTTGGGCGAGTTCGGGGCAACCATCATGTTCGCCGGAAACTTCCAGGGGAGGACGCAGACCATGCCCCTGGCCATCTACACCGCCATGCAGGGGGATTTGGGCGTCGCTTTATGTATCTCCCAGATACTGGTGGTCATCTCCTTCCTGATCATCGCCCTGGTGGGGATACTCGCCCGGAGGATGTGCAGCAGATGCTAG
- a CDS encoding sulfate/molybdate ABC transporter ATP-binding protein: MLEIDVSKRLRDLDLDVKLSVSRGEILMLVGDNGSGKTTLLNLVAGLVTPDQGRILLDGRALYDSFAGVNLSPEARNVGYVFQSYALFPHMSIYDNVAFGLRTRKLSEERIDLLVRDHLQEAGLWEIRRAKAAKISGGQKQRVALARALIIGPSLLLLDEPLSALDIRKQAVMRRELRERIQSCNVPSIIVSHDLRDMASIGDRVCLLEDGRITPIGRAEMEEWAGGSRGSIEGSGGGMSQKQSLLSQM, encoded by the coding sequence ATGCTAGAGATTGATGTCAGCAAGAGGCTTCGTGACCTCGATCTCGATGTGAAGCTGTCTGTTTCCAGAGGAGAGATCTTGATGCTGGTGGGGGACAACGGCAGTGGGAAGACGACGCTTCTGAACCTTGTCGCCGGGCTGGTCACTCCCGACCAGGGAAGGATTCTGCTGGATGGCAGGGCGCTTTACGACTCCTTTGCCGGGGTGAACCTGTCTCCAGAGGCAAGGAATGTCGGATATGTCTTCCAAAGCTATGCCCTCTTTCCCCACATGAGCATTTATGATAATGTGGCCTTCGGCCTGCGCACTCGTAAGCTCTCGGAGGAGAGGATAGATCTGCTGGTCAGGGATCACCTGCAGGAGGCGGGACTGTGGGAGATCCGGAGGGCAAAGGCGGCCAAGATCTCCGGCGGACAGAAGCAGCGCGTTGCCCTGGCGAGGGCGCTGATCATCGGGCCGTCTCTCCTCCTGCTGGACGAGCCGCTCTCAGCCCTGGACATTCGAAAGCAGGCGGTGATGAGAAGGGAGCTGCGGGAGAGGATTCAGAGCTGCAATGTGCCCAGCATCATTGTCAGCCATGATCTGAGGGACATGGCCAGCATCGGAGATAGAGTCTGCCTCCTGGAAGACGGCCGGATCACCCCGATTGGCAGGGCGGAGATGGAGGAGTGGGCTGGAGGGAGCAGAGGCAGTATCGAGGGCTCTGGAGGGGGGATGAGTCAGAAGCAATCCCTTCTCTCGCAGATGTGA
- a CDS encoding nucleotidyltransferase domain-containing protein, with the protein MMDNPKTEAKIKTEKKIKTADQEKAELFLEEFVSGLSRSMGEDIDFILLFGSAARGEFILGKSDVDLIIQTKSSAGVRRVERFAESLFWQLDERHGMQFGKVLSTGSSEGILEGSIKFLEKQARLYKPFEVFGPDDIDWGKGLIKRPDLLPGAILVASQLTLLYKIKHEGKILFGRDIRPEINPRFTWWEKLKAIMVPQSIAFASIILAVILPQKATGLAVKALFYEVESANIYQRSMIPSSDEKMKSFAEASQFENAVLDRVRFLLEKSLGLSSEQKLELLKKAAAIKREGFRGGRKDALSFCLIVFGTIWQTNAALILRARGSGSLAAKDKDGGS; encoded by the coding sequence ATGATGGACAATCCAAAGACAGAGGCCAAAATAAAAACAGAAAAAAAGATAAAGACCGCTGACCAGGAGAAGGCAGAGCTATTCTTAGAGGAGTTCGTCTCCGGACTGAGCAGATCGATGGGCGAAGATATCGATTTTATCCTTTTGTTCGGAAGCGCAGCCCGGGGAGAGTTCATCCTGGGAAAGAGCGATGTGGATCTCATCATCCAGACCAAGAGCAGTGCAGGGGTTCGCAGGGTGGAGAGGTTCGCTGAATCCCTCTTCTGGCAGCTGGATGAGAGGCATGGCATGCAATTTGGCAAGGTGCTCTCAACCGGATCGAGCGAGGGCATCCTGGAAGGTTCAATCAAGTTTTTAGAGAAGCAGGCCAGGCTCTACAAGCCCTTCGAGGTGTTCGGACCGGACGATATCGATTGGGGGAAAGGATTGATCAAGCGCCCAGATCTATTGCCGGGCGCCATTCTCGTAGCCAGCCAGCTCACCCTTCTCTACAAGATAAAGCATGAAGGGAAGATCCTCTTCGGCCGGGATATCCGTCCAGAGATCAACCCCCGTTTCACCTGGTGGGAGAAGCTGAAAGCGATCATGGTGCCCCAGAGCATTGCTTTCGCCTCCATTATCCTGGCGGTGATCCTGCCCCAGAAGGCAACCGGCCTGGCGGTCAAGGCCCTCTTTTATGAGGTGGAGTCAGCGAACATCTACCAGAGGAGTATGATTCCATCCTCTGATGAGAAGATGAAGAGCTTTGCTGAAGCATCGCAATTCGAGAACGCTGTCCTGGACAGGGTGCGCTTTCTGCTGGAGAAGAGCCTTGGCCTATCAAGCGAGCAGAAGCTGGAGCTTCTAAAGAAGGCAGCAGCCATCAAGCGGGAGGGCTTCAGAGGGGGAAGAAAAGATGCATTGAGCTTCTGCCTCATTGTCTTTGGGACCATCTGGCAGACCAATGCTGCTCTGATCCTGAGGGCGCGGGGCAGCGGATCTCTGGCTGCCAAAGATAAGGATGGGGGCAGCTGA
- a CDS encoding ExeM/NucH family extracellular endonuclease translates to MNLNLSLILVFLAMIAAVASPSPDRGSITDGLTMIHDIQGDGLSSPLEGKEVLIEATVTGIFQGSDRLEGFFVQEEDCDIDDNILTSEGLFIYDPGRLGEKEGISIGDTVLARGDIEEYHGLTQMRLKEIKKSDRGGKESALTAHELILPLAQDSVRLCPEMERYEGMLLMLPQDLVITDIGNLSRYGELSLSPHSRLPIPTNVAQPGAPAAGIQELNRRSIIILDDGSGRRYPESYPFPKTVRCGDTIRGITGIMSYSYGNYKIEPLNISEIIISNPRPENPEPVGGRLRIASLNLENYFNGDGLGGGFPAARGARSKSEFQMQRAKILQAIADMKVDVIGLIEIENDGYGNSSAISDLNDGLNALDDGAGMQNYEFIDPGLPKLGGDLISVGFIYNRTKIRPTGRAATTPKGASLSGNRQPLAQTFEEISSQERFTLVVIHLKSKKPTREGARAEGDNADRGDGQGYWNADRTEAANELIRWLSSDPTGSHDPDYLILGDMNSYRNEDPIKAFRNAGYVDLIASRHPAESYSYVYEGQWGELDHLLASPSLAEQVTGATIWHINADEPPERGYSGIWSSPDKYRCSDHDPLIAGISLGNSSL, encoded by the coding sequence ATGAATTTGAACCTATCGCTTATCCTTGTTTTTTTGGCTATGATCGCAGCAGTCGCTTCTCCTTCTCCGGACAGAGGATCAATAACAGATGGCCTGACCATGATTCATGACATTCAGGGAGATGGGCTATCAAGCCCGCTGGAGGGAAAAGAGGTCTTGATAGAGGCTACTGTCACTGGTATATTTCAAGGATCGGATAGACTGGAAGGATTCTTCGTCCAGGAAGAGGACTGTGATATAGACGATAATATCCTGACCTCGGAAGGCCTCTTCATCTACGATCCCGGGCGGCTGGGAGAGAAGGAGGGCATCTCTATAGGGGATACAGTCCTGGCCAGGGGGGATATCGAGGAGTATCATGGCCTGACTCAGATGAGGCTGAAAGAGATAAAAAAGTCTGACCGGGGCGGGAAAGAGAGTGCATTGACCGCCCATGAGCTCATTTTGCCTCTGGCGCAGGACTCAGTGAGACTGTGTCCGGAGATGGAGCGATATGAAGGAATGCTCCTGATGCTCCCGCAGGATCTTGTCATAACCGATATTGGGAACCTCTCCCGGTACGGAGAGCTGAGCCTGTCTCCTCACTCCCGGCTGCCTATCCCCACCAACGTGGCCCAGCCCGGGGCCCCCGCAGCAGGGATTCAGGAGTTGAACCGGCGCAGCATTATAATCCTCGATGACGGCAGCGGCCGAAGGTATCCCGAATCTTATCCCTTCCCGAAGACCGTCCGCTGCGGAGATACCATCCGGGGAATTACGGGGATAATGAGCTACAGCTACGGGAACTATAAGATAGAGCCCTTGAACATCTCTGAAATCATCATATCCAATCCCCGGCCGGAAAACCCCGAGCCTGTAGGGGGCAGGTTGAGGATCGCCAGTCTGAATCTGGAGAACTATTTCAATGGCGACGGGCTTGGAGGCGGCTTTCCGGCGGCAAGAGGAGCCAGATCAAAAAGCGAGTTCCAGATGCAGAGAGCTAAGATCCTGCAGGCCATAGCGGATATGAAGGTGGATGTGATCGGGCTCATTGAGATCGAGAACGATGGCTACGGGAACAGCAGTGCCATCAGCGACCTGAATGATGGACTGAATGCCCTCGATGATGGGGCGGGCATGCAGAATTATGAGTTCATTGATCCGGGACTGCCAAAGCTGGGCGGCGACCTGATATCAGTGGGATTCATCTACAACAGAACTAAGATAAGACCAACAGGCAGAGCGGCAACAACCCCGAAGGGGGCCTCTCTCTCAGGCAACCGCCAGCCTCTTGCCCAGACCTTCGAGGAGATCAGCTCTCAGGAGAGGTTCACCCTGGTGGTCATCCATCTGAAGTCCAAGAAACCTACCAGAGAGGGAGCACGGGCAGAGGGAGATAATGCAGACCGCGGAGATGGCCAGGGGTACTGGAATGCTGACCGCACAGAGGCAGCCAATGAGCTGATCCGCTGGCTCTCATCCGACCCCACAGGAAGCCATGATCCCGATTACCTGATCCTGGGGGATATGAACTCATACCGGAACGAGGACCCCATCAAGGCCTTCAGGAATGCTGGATATGTGGACCTGATAGCCTCCCGCCACCCTGCCGAGTCCTACTCGTATGTATACGAGGGCCAGTGGGGGGAGCTGGATCATCTCCTGGCAAGCCCCAGCCTGGCTGAACAGGTAACCGGTGCCACCATCTGGCATATAAATGCCGATGAACCACCAGAGCGCGGCTACAGTGGCATCTGGAGCAGCCCGGATAAATATCGCTGCTCTGACCACGATCCACTGATTGCAGGAATAAGCCTTGGGAATAGCAGCTTATGA
- a CDS encoding alkaline phosphatase family protein has product MTSPFSQLDIAPTAARLLGVDLPASDGQPIDLVEGWGCRNAAIIIVDSLGYDLMLYLLPRMKNTARLIDDGLLLQARAVSNHTTPAIASILSGLLPEHHQIFDKEGAKSSSIPSLPEIASAAGLKSAVIMESNGAEVYEGLIEIIHGISDRIPPEEFDQKACQMTVQSLRENPRLLVSYFIGIDKSVHLGREWAGIRNAALNIDRFLGEIAEEADEKTLLMICGDHPIHAGPLKRSFEPLRVALILARGRRKRGQIDENGP; this is encoded by the coding sequence ATGACTTCGCCCTTCAGTCAGCTTGATATAGCACCTACAGCCGCCCGGCTGCTGGGGGTAGATCTGCCTGCCAGTGATGGTCAGCCAATCGACCTGGTGGAGGGGTGGGGCTGCAGGAATGCCGCCATCATAATAGTGGACAGCCTGGGGTACGATCTGATGCTCTATCTGCTGCCTCGGATGAAGAATACAGCCCGGCTTATCGATGATGGGCTTCTTCTCCAAGCCAGAGCAGTCTCCAATCACACCACCCCTGCTATAGCCAGCATTCTGAGCGGGCTGCTGCCTGAGCACCACCAGATCTTCGATAAGGAGGGGGCGAAGAGCTCAAGCATTCCCAGCCTGCCGGAGATAGCCAGCGCTGCCGGCCTGAAGTCAGCAGTGATAATGGAGAGCAATGGTGCAGAGGTCTATGAGGGCCTGATCGAGATCATCCATGGAATATCTGACCGCATCCCTCCGGAGGAGTTCGACCAGAAGGCCTGCCAGATGACCGTTCAATCCCTGCGAGAGAACCCCAGACTTCTAGTCTCCTATTTCATTGGGATCGATAAAAGCGTTCACCTGGGACGGGAGTGGGCTGGCATTCGCAATGCGGCATTGAATATCGATCGTTTCCTGGGAGAGATTGCAGAAGAGGCAGATGAGAAGACCCTTTTGATGATCTGCGGAGATCATCCCATTCATGCCGGGCCCTTGAAGAGGAGCTTTGAGCCACTCCGTGTTGCTCTCATCCTGGCCAGAGGAAGGAGAAAAAGAGGGCAGATTGATGAAAACGGGCCGTGA